The Desulfovibrio aminophilus genome contains a region encoding:
- a CDS encoding glycosyltransferase family 2 protein: protein MNRPYWALVLNYGRRRDTVRCAESLLASSEPPERLVICDNGSPDDSLEALARWAGEDPGRGGLLRLSRTQAEAGALSGDERIVLIDTGANLGYAGGNNVGLRLALASGAPYVWLLNSDTTVFPDAASALLDHMAAHEGCGLCGALTRYMDDPEVVQCFGGGWFAPLWGRGGLHGDGARLPLGAEPQDPPGRLDYVNGASVFIRREFLLHVGLMEEAYFLYCEELDWAARAARSPGRWELCWSPRAQVLHAEGLSTGVSNRRGRGRGLGQALILLRSRLLYTWKFHPFCLPTALAGQAWALARKLSRRVVGGGRAG from the coding sequence ATGAACCGGCCCTACTGGGCCCTGGTGCTCAACTATGGACGCCGGCGCGACACGGTGCGCTGCGCCGAGAGCCTCCTTGCCTCCAGCGAGCCCCCGGAGCGGCTGGTCATCTGCGACAACGGCTCGCCGGACGATTCCCTGGAGGCCCTGGCGCGCTGGGCCGGGGAAGACCCCGGACGCGGAGGGCTGCTGCGCCTTTCCCGGACCCAGGCCGAGGCCGGGGCGTTGTCCGGCGATGAACGGATCGTGCTCATCGACACCGGGGCCAATCTCGGCTACGCGGGCGGGAACAACGTCGGGCTCCGGCTGGCCCTGGCGTCCGGCGCGCCCTACGTCTGGCTGCTGAACAGCGACACCACGGTCTTTCCCGACGCCGCCTCGGCGCTCCTGGACCACATGGCCGCGCACGAAGGCTGCGGCCTGTGCGGCGCGCTGACGCGCTACATGGACGACCCCGAGGTGGTGCAGTGCTTCGGCGGCGGCTGGTTCGCCCCCCTGTGGGGCCGGGGCGGGCTGCACGGCGACGGCGCGCGTCTGCCCCTGGGCGCGGAGCCCCAGGACCCGCCCGGACGGCTGGACTACGTCAACGGGGCCAGCGTGTTCATCCGGCGGGAATTCCTGTTGCACGTGGGGCTCATGGAGGAGGCCTATTTCCTCTATTGCGAGGAGCTGGACTGGGCGGCGCGGGCCGCGCGGTCCCCGGGCCGCTGGGAGCTGTGCTGGTCGCCCCGGGCCCAGGTGCTCCACGCCGAGGGGCTGTCCACCGGGGTTTCCAACCGGCGCGGGCGGGGGCGCGGCCTCGGCCAGGCGCTGATCCTGTTGCGCAGCAGGCTGTTGTACACCTGGAAATTCCATC
- a CDS encoding lysylphosphatidylglycerol synthase transmembrane domain-containing protein yields the protein MRTEARERIGRAARRLRPRRLSGKLLAVAAQVLVSLALLRYALTDASVGASLRHLAGLPLGFILLSFGIIVAIQLLVVSRWWLVLGVLRSGLPYWALLKITFVGFLFNNFMPALVGQDAVRIYYTGRDSTFLGAGVSVLFDKVLGLLVIASFSCLPLFLGPAAGPEMLHAGRLCLAAALLLALGLLALLAPMKRVLNWLLGGRPWAARLLDGLLALVTGFRACVTPGVFLAAYVVGFLMLAGLTVMYMEYIRLTGAASPGFWELFGSVSVVTLLTSLPISFNGIGVREKAHIVFLAALGVSKDVALGIAIMQYAFVLGLSCIGLVVWVRMRRAGSAAGRGREAAPVRPGN from the coding sequence GTGCGGACTGAGGCCCGCGAGCGCATCGGCCGGGCGGCGCGACGGCTGCGCCCGCGCCGGCTCTCCGGCAAGCTTCTGGCGGTCGCGGCCCAGGTGCTCGTGTCCCTGGCCCTGCTGCGCTACGCCCTCACCGACGCCAGCGTGGGGGCCTCCCTGCGGCATCTGGCCGGGCTGCCCCTGGGCTTCATCCTGCTCTCCTTCGGGATCATCGTGGCCATCCAGCTCCTGGTGGTGTCCCGCTGGTGGCTCGTCCTGGGCGTGCTGCGCAGCGGCCTGCCCTATTGGGCCCTGCTCAAGATCACCTTCGTGGGGTTCCTGTTCAACAACTTCATGCCCGCCCTGGTGGGCCAGGACGCGGTGCGCATCTACTACACCGGCCGCGATTCGACCTTTCTCGGGGCGGGCGTGTCCGTGCTCTTCGACAAGGTCCTGGGCCTGCTCGTCATCGCCAGCTTCTCCTGCCTGCCGCTGTTCCTGGGCCCGGCCGCGGGGCCGGAAATGCTGCACGCCGGACGGCTGTGCCTGGCCGCGGCCCTGCTCCTCGCCCTGGGACTCCTGGCCCTGCTGGCCCCCATGAAGCGCGTCCTGAACTGGCTTCTGGGCGGCCGCCCCTGGGCCGCCCGGCTTTTGGACGGCCTGCTGGCCCTGGTGACCGGCTTCCGGGCCTGCGTCACGCCCGGCGTCTTTCTGGCGGCCTATGTGGTGGGCTTTCTCATGCTCGCGGGCCTGACCGTCATGTACATGGAGTACATCCGGCTGACGGGCGCCGCATCTCCCGGCTTCTGGGAGCTGTTCGGCTCGGTTTCGGTCGTCACGCTGCTCACCAGCCTGCCCATCTCCTTCAACGGCATCGGCGTGCGCGAGAAGGCCCACATCGTGTTTCTGGCCGCCCTCGGGGTCTCCAAGGACGTGGCCCTGGGCATCGCCATCATGCAGTACGCCTTCGTGCTGGGCCTGAGCTGCATCGGGCTGGTCGTGTGGGTGCGCATGCGCCGGGCCGGAAGCGCGGCCGGGCGCGGCCGGGAGGCGGCGCCGGTCCGGCCGGGGAATTGA
- a CDS encoding transketolase family protein — translation MRGKCLNMVHELARKDERIVFLGSDLGFGTLKKFREELPERFIMEGINEAHAIGMAAGLAFDGRIVYVNTIATFLTRRCFEQVALDLCLHKADVRLIGNGGGLVYAPLGSTHLAIEDIAIFRALPNMAIVAVADAEEMERMMPQTVDWPGPLYIRLAKGYDPIVSDPAIPFVLGKGMEIRRGTDALILCTGVTLGPAKAAADELAGEGISCSILHMHTVKPFDSELFLDMAGGVRAVVSVEEHTVVGGLGGAAAELLAETPFARQPRFKRLGIPDVFPDKYGAQNQLMSRFGIDQKAVAEAVKGLLA, via the coding sequence ATGCGCGGCAAGTGTCTCAACATGGTCCATGAGCTGGCCCGCAAGGACGAGCGCATCGTCTTCCTGGGCTCGGACCTGGGCTTCGGCACCCTGAAGAAGTTCCGCGAGGAGCTGCCCGAGCGCTTCATCATGGAGGGCATCAACGAGGCCCACGCCATCGGCATGGCCGCCGGGCTGGCCTTCGACGGGCGCATCGTCTACGTGAACACCATCGCCACCTTCCTGACCCGGCGCTGCTTCGAGCAGGTGGCGCTGGACCTCTGCCTGCACAAGGCCGACGTGCGGCTCATCGGCAACGGCGGCGGCCTGGTGTACGCCCCGCTGGGCTCCACGCACCTGGCCATCGAGGACATCGCCATCTTCCGGGCCCTGCCGAACATGGCCATCGTGGCCGTGGCCGACGCCGAGGAGATGGAGCGCATGATGCCCCAGACCGTGGACTGGCCGGGGCCGCTCTACATCCGGCTGGCCAAGGGCTACGACCCCATCGTCTCCGACCCGGCCATCCCCTTCGTGCTCGGCAAGGGCATGGAGATCCGCCGAGGGACCGACGCGCTCATCCTCTGCACCGGCGTGACCCTGGGCCCGGCCAAGGCCGCAGCCGACGAACTGGCCGGGGAGGGGATTTCCTGCTCCATCCTGCACATGCACACGGTGAAGCCCTTCGACTCGGAACTCTTCCTGGACATGGCCGGGGGGGTGCGCGCCGTGGTCAGCGTGGAGGAGCACACGGTCGTGGGCGGCCTGGGCGGCGCCGCGGCCGAACTGCTGGCCGAGACGCCCTTCGCGCGGCAGCCGCGTTTCAAGCGTCTGGGCATCCCGGACGTTTTCCCCGACAAGTACGGCGCCCAGAACCAGCTCATGAGCCGTTTCGGCATCGATCAGAAGGCCGTGGCGGAGGCCGTGAAGGGCCTGTTGGCCTGA
- a CDS encoding class I SAM-dependent methyltransferase, translated as MGQLRNFVTPLHKATKRDYIGRMVDDKVTCMLKAKEYEFDYWDGDRRFGYGGYRYMPGRWAPVAKAMIETYGLKAGSRVLDVGCGKGFLLHEMLLLEPGLEIVGFDISNHGLASNTDEVKEKATLFRYRAQDAYPFGDKSFDLVISLATLHNLRIFELKTALAEIERVGKQAYVMLESYRNEQELFNVQCWALTCESFFDTAEWIWLYRHFGYTGDYEFIYFE; from the coding sequence ATGGGACAGCTTCGCAACTTCGTGACCCCGCTGCACAAGGCCACCAAGCGCGACTACATCGGCCGCATGGTCGACGACAAGGTGACGTGCATGCTCAAGGCCAAGGAATACGAGTTCGACTACTGGGACGGCGACCGCCGCTTCGGCTACGGCGGCTACCGCTACATGCCCGGCCGCTGGGCCCCCGTGGCCAAGGCCATGATCGAGACCTACGGCCTGAAGGCCGGTTCCCGCGTGCTCGACGTGGGCTGCGGCAAGGGCTTCCTGCTGCACGAGATGCTGCTCCTCGAGCCCGGCCTTGAGATCGTCGGCTTCGACATCTCCAACCACGGCCTGGCCTCCAACACCGACGAGGTGAAGGAGAAGGCCACCCTGTTCCGCTACCGGGCCCAGGACGCCTACCCCTTCGGCGACAAGTCCTTCGACCTGGTCATCTCCCTGGCCACCCTGCACAACCTGCGCATCTTCGAGCTGAAGACCGCCCTGGCCGAGATCGAGCGCGTGGGCAAGCAGGCCTATGTGATGCTCGAGAGCTACCGCAACGAGCAGGAGCTGTTCAACGTGCAGTGCTGGGCGCTGACCTGCGAGAGCTTCTTCGACACCGCGGAGTGGATCTGGCTGTACCGCCACTTCGGCTACACCGGCGACTACGAGTTCATCTACTTCGAATAG
- a CDS encoding bifunctional 2-polyprenyl-6-hydroxyphenol methylase/3-demethylubiquinol 3-O-methyltransferase UbiG — MSDQAASLLDYYRKNHFNPVPIDLATPEALASHAAKRRNLYSGHLGIPLGLLSGQKVLEFGCNSGENAVVLALCGAELTLVEPNEQVHQRLRDVFEVFGLTGRLAEVSSLGIDDFPEDGKFNLVLAEGFLFTLPNKAELAAKICRLLAPGGIGVISFNCRFGGLIELHKRLALYRACELSGAGFRSEESLGIAQELFGEAFGRIKASRPFAAWWKDLLVNPFYADRYLWSYGELLPVIESAGAEFLSTSPRWFAEEAMRWYKDVPAPGGRNAAVLEQWRGRLGSMLTGKPARPGFEADGAAGPEVVAGLEELALAISDYTDGVRGLEAVALRGPLAEWLAAARDENLAGLAACLKAVHEALPLEDAGTFRAAVKAGGLADLWGSAYHYLSFSRGDGLL, encoded by the coding sequence ATGAGCGACCAGGCCGCATCCCTGCTGGACTACTACCGCAAGAACCACTTCAACCCCGTGCCCATCGATCTGGCCACGCCCGAGGCCCTGGCCTCGCACGCGGCCAAGCGCCGCAATCTCTATTCCGGGCACCTGGGCATCCCCCTCGGGCTCCTCTCCGGCCAGAAGGTGCTGGAGTTCGGCTGCAACTCCGGCGAGAACGCCGTGGTCCTGGCCCTGTGCGGCGCGGAGCTGACCCTGGTGGAGCCCAACGAGCAGGTCCATCAGCGGCTGCGCGACGTGTTCGAGGTCTTCGGCCTCACCGGGCGGCTGGCCGAGGTCTCCTCCCTGGGCATCGACGACTTCCCGGAGGACGGCAAGTTCAATCTCGTGCTGGCCGAGGGCTTCCTGTTCACCCTGCCCAACAAGGCCGAGCTGGCGGCCAAGATCTGCCGTCTGCTGGCTCCCGGCGGCATCGGCGTCATTTCCTTCAACTGCCGCTTCGGCGGGCTCATCGAGCTGCACAAGCGGCTGGCCCTGTACCGCGCCTGCGAGCTGAGCGGGGCCGGGTTCCGCTCCGAGGAGTCCCTGGGCATCGCCCAGGAGCTGTTCGGGGAGGCCTTCGGCCGCATCAAGGCCAGCCGTCCCTTCGCCGCCTGGTGGAAGGACCTGCTGGTGAATCCCTTCTACGCCGACCGCTACCTGTGGAGCTACGGCGAGCTGCTGCCGGTCATCGAATCCGCCGGAGCGGAGTTCCTCTCCACCTCGCCGCGCTGGTTTGCCGAGGAGGCCATGCGTTGGTATAAGGACGTACCCGCCCCCGGCGGCCGCAACGCCGCGGTCCTGGAGCAGTGGCGCGGACGCCTGGGCAGCATGCTCACGGGCAAGCCCGCCCGCCCCGGCTTCGAGGCCGACGGCGCGGCCGGTCCCGAGGTGGTGGCCGGGCTGGAGGAACTGGCTTTGGCCATTTCGGACTACACGGACGGCGTGCGCGGCCTGGAGGCCGTGGCCCTGCGCGGGCCCCTGGCGGAGTGGCTGGCGGCCGCGCGCGACGAGAATCTCGCGGGCCTGGCCGCCTGTCTGAAGGCCGTGCACGAGGCCCTGCCCCTCGAGGACGCCGGAACCTTCCGCGCGGCCGTGAAGGCCGGCGGGCTGGCCGACCTGTGGGGCAGCGCGTACCATTACCTCTCGTTCTCCCGCGGGGACGGGCTGCTTTAG
- a CDS encoding glycosyltransferase family 2 protein, with amino-acid sequence MVRDPLEHEHELTILVTCYNEAAFIGQTLETVAAALEASGKDWEIIVIDDCSRDGSAEIIRAFVAERPGKNIRFCPNEKNRGLANNFVEGAYLGTGRYYRLCCGDNPETFEALKHIFSHAGAADMVIPYQVQRDVGGKSPLRKRISMLFTWLVNRISGNDIKYYNALPVFLRYHVMRYPPISYGFGFQADIVTRLLDEDITYMQIRHKGATDRKGKEATALTMRNLLSVMHSFVEIAIRRVRRAVYPPRDPRAREVDAGAD; translated from the coding sequence ATGGTGAGGGATCCCCTGGAGCACGAGCACGAGCTGACCATCCTGGTCACGTGCTACAACGAGGCCGCGTTCATCGGGCAGACGCTCGAAACCGTGGCCGCGGCCCTGGAGGCCTCCGGCAAGGACTGGGAGATCATCGTCATCGACGACTGCTCGCGCGACGGTTCCGCCGAGATCATCCGCGCCTTCGTGGCGGAGCGCCCGGGCAAGAACATCCGCTTCTGTCCCAACGAGAAGAACCGCGGCCTGGCGAACAACTTCGTGGAGGGCGCGTACCTGGGAACAGGCAGATACTACCGCCTGTGCTGCGGCGACAACCCGGAGACCTTCGAGGCCCTGAAGCACATCTTCAGCCACGCGGGCGCGGCGGACATGGTCATTCCCTATCAGGTGCAGCGTGACGTGGGCGGCAAGTCGCCCCTGCGCAAGCGCATCTCCATGCTCTTCACCTGGCTGGTGAACCGCATCAGCGGCAACGACATCAAGTACTACAACGCCCTGCCCGTGTTCCTGCGCTACCACGTCATGCGCTATCCGCCCATCTCCTATGGCTTCGGGTTCCAGGCGGACATCGTGACCCGGCTCCTGGACGAGGACATCACCTACATGCAGATCCGGCACAAGGGGGCCACGGACCGCAAGGGCAAGGAGGCCACGGCCCTGACCATGCGCAACCTGCTCTCCGTGATGCATTCCTTCGTGGAGATCGCCATCCGCCGGGTGCGGCGCGCGGTGTACCCCCCGCGCGACCCGCGCGCACGCGAGGTGGACGCCGGTGCGGACTGA
- a CDS encoding class I SAM-dependent methyltransferase: protein MSPSTDRCVLCGGAAREVRPGAPFSEFPGVTSDVKPWPRMGAILCCEVCGHVQKRLDAQWRADAEAVYSDYVMYHLSNGSEQVVFDSGGPAPRTSRLIRGMLGPGGVDLPETGDLLDVGCGGGAFLSAFHAARPGWTLAGQDHCAQRRGEVLARDGVRAFHCGGLDEVQGVYDAVSMIYVLEHMPDPVAELARVRRLLKPDGALLVMVPDLAQSFFDFAVVDHCGHFFAETLTRAVEQAGYEVAALGPAWMAKEVGVIARPRSGGPADSGAGDAARGLALASGGLDWLAGAADEAGAEAAALHARGGRFGVFGTAIAGTWLAQVLAGQVDFFVDEDAQRWGKTHLGLPIIGPADAPGDSAVFLGFPPELARNIARRLSGLHPRLSLLVPGAGTD from the coding sequence ATGAGTCCGTCCACTGATCGCTGCGTGCTGTGCGGCGGCGCGGCCCGCGAGGTGCGGCCCGGAGCCCCCTTCTCGGAATTTCCCGGCGTGACCAGCGACGTGAAGCCCTGGCCGCGCATGGGCGCGATCCTCTGCTGCGAGGTCTGCGGCCACGTGCAGAAGCGCCTGGACGCCCAGTGGCGGGCCGACGCCGAGGCCGTCTACTCCGACTACGTCATGTACCACCTGAGCAACGGCTCGGAGCAGGTGGTGTTCGACTCCGGCGGCCCGGCCCCGCGCACGTCCCGGCTCATCCGGGGCATGCTCGGCCCCGGGGGCGTGGACCTGCCGGAAACCGGCGACCTGCTGGACGTGGGCTGCGGCGGCGGGGCCTTTCTCTCCGCCTTCCACGCGGCCCGGCCGGGCTGGACCCTCGCCGGGCAGGACCATTGCGCCCAGCGGCGCGGCGAGGTCCTCGCCCGCGACGGCGTGCGCGCCTTCCACTGCGGCGGGCTGGACGAGGTCCAGGGCGTCTACGACGCGGTGAGCATGATCTACGTGCTCGAGCACATGCCCGATCCCGTGGCCGAGCTGGCGCGGGTCCGCCGTCTGCTCAAGCCGGACGGCGCGCTCCTGGTCATGGTGCCGGACCTGGCCCAGAGCTTTTTCGATTTCGCCGTGGTGGACCATTGCGGTCACTTCTTCGCCGAGACCCTGACCCGGGCCGTGGAACAGGCCGGGTACGAGGTGGCGGCCCTGGGGCCGGCCTGGATGGCCAAGGAGGTGGGCGTCATCGCGCGTCCCCGTTCCGGCGGCCCGGCGGATTCCGGGGCGGGCGACGCTGCCCGGGGTTTGGCCCTGGCCTCCGGGGGCCTGGATTGGCTGGCCGGAGCCGCGGACGAAGCCGGAGCCGAGGCCGCCGCCCTGCACGCGCGCGGCGGCCGGTTCGGCGTGTTCGGCACGGCCATCGCCGGAACCTGGCTGGCCCAGGTGCTGGCCGGGCAGGTGGATTTCTTCGTCGACGAGGACGCGCAGCGCTGGGGCAAGACGCATCTGGGCCTGCCCATCATCGGCCCGGCCGACGCCCCCGGGGATTCGGCCGTGTTCCTGGGCTTCCCGCCGGAGCTGGCGCGGAACATCGCCCGCCGCCTGTCCGGGCTGCATCCCCGCCTCTCGCTTCTCGTCCCCGGAGCCGGAACCGATTGA
- a CDS encoding transketolase, which translates to MRQTVCIETQPGGLTPLDDRGRKLRRDVVEIFEHSRRGHVGSTFSLIEIVRVLYDDILRIDPKNPRDPKRDRFILSKGHGCLALYVVLADKGFFPADELCRFCAYDGILGGHPEAGKVPGVEASTGALGHGLSIGVGMAVSARLDRRDSRVYVAMGDGEINEGSVWEAALSAGNRKLDNLWAIVDYNKQQSYDTTFEVQNLEPLADKWRAFGFAVTEVDGHDLRALREAFKKPLEPGKPSCVICHTVKGKGYVPSENNLTWHHKSKFTDEDMAGLRAAFPLKEGA; encoded by the coding sequence ATGCGACAGACGGTGTGCATTGAGACCCAGCCCGGCGGGCTGACGCCCCTGGACGATCGGGGCAGGAAGCTGCGCCGGGACGTGGTGGAGATTTTCGAACATTCCCGGCGCGGGCACGTGGGCAGCACGTTCTCGCTCATCGAGATCGTGCGGGTGCTCTATGACGACATCCTGCGCATCGACCCGAAGAACCCCAGGGATCCCAAGCGCGACCGCTTCATCCTGAGCAAGGGGCACGGCTGCCTGGCGCTGTACGTGGTCCTGGCCGACAAGGGCTTCTTCCCGGCCGACGAGCTGTGCCGCTTCTGCGCCTACGACGGCATTCTGGGCGGCCACCCGGAGGCGGGCAAGGTGCCCGGCGTGGAGGCCAGCACCGGGGCCCTGGGCCACGGCCTGTCCATCGGCGTGGGCATGGCCGTCTCCGCCCGTCTCGACCGCCGCGACAGCCGCGTGTACGTGGCCATGGGCGACGGCGAGATCAACGAGGGCAGCGTGTGGGAGGCGGCGCTCTCCGCCGGAAACCGCAAGCTCGACAACCTCTGGGCCATCGTGGACTACAACAAGCAGCAGTCCTACGACACCACCTTCGAGGTGCAGAACCTGGAGCCCCTGGCCGACAAGTGGCGGGCCTTCGGCTTCGCCGTGACCGAGGTGGACGGGCACGACCTCCGCGCCCTGCGCGAGGCGTTCAAGAAGCCCCTGGAGCCCGGCAAGCCCTCCTGCGTCATCTGCCACACGGTGAAGGGCAAGGGCTACGTTCCCTCGGAGAACAACCTCACCTGGCACCACAAGAGCAAGTTCACCGACGAGGACATGGCCGGGCTGCGCGCGGCCTTCCCGCTGAAGGAGGGTGCGTAG
- a CDS encoding zinc-binding dehydrogenase: protein MQVKKTTAAILVEQKKPLAVAEIGLPESLSFGQVLVKIMYSGICGAQLNEIAGAKGPDKFLPHLLGHEAVAEVLEIGPGVKTVKPGQRVCLHWRPGTGLQCEPPKYDWNGKVVNAGWVTTFCRHAIISENRMTPVAEDFDPRLVPLLGCAVTTAMGVINNDAQVKIGQSVVVFGVGGVGLNIVQLAALVGGNPVIGVDLSDEKAEMARKFGATHAFNSRNVADIAAEIKKIVGEAGADVVIDTTGNARIIELCYDLTHADGRTILVGVPTKGDKVNIYTLPLHFKKVLKGSEGGSCLPALDIPRMINLVKQGRVSLDGLVTHEFALEDINDALDTVRTGQAGRVLIKM from the coding sequence ATGCAAGTGAAGAAGACCACCGCCGCCATCCTGGTGGAGCAGAAGAAGCCCCTGGCCGTGGCCGAGATCGGCCTGCCCGAGAGCCTGTCCTTCGGCCAGGTGCTGGTGAAGATCATGTACTCCGGCATCTGCGGCGCGCAGCTCAACGAGATCGCGGGCGCCAAGGGCCCGGACAAGTTCCTGCCGCACCTGCTGGGCCACGAGGCCGTGGCCGAGGTGCTGGAGATCGGCCCGGGCGTGAAGACGGTCAAGCCCGGCCAGCGTGTCTGCCTGCACTGGCGGCCGGGCACCGGCCTGCAGTGCGAGCCGCCCAAGTACGATTGGAACGGCAAGGTGGTGAACGCGGGCTGGGTGACCACCTTCTGCCGCCACGCGATCATCAGCGAGAACCGCATGACCCCCGTGGCCGAGGACTTCGATCCCCGCCTGGTGCCGCTCCTGGGCTGCGCCGTGACCACGGCCATGGGCGTCATCAACAACGACGCCCAGGTGAAGATCGGCCAGAGCGTGGTCGTCTTCGGCGTGGGCGGCGTGGGCCTGAACATCGTCCAGCTGGCGGCCCTGGTGGGCGGCAACCCGGTCATCGGCGTGGACCTCTCCGACGAGAAGGCCGAGATGGCCAGGAAGTTCGGCGCCACCCATGCCTTCAACTCCAGGAACGTGGCCGACATCGCCGCCGAGATCAAAAAGATCGTGGGCGAGGCCGGGGCCGACGTGGTCATCGACACCACGGGCAACGCGCGGATCATCGAGCTGTGCTACGACCTGACCCACGCCGACGGCCGCACCATCCTGGTGGGCGTGCCCACCAAGGGCGACAAGGTGAACATCTACACCCTGCCGCTGCACTTCAAGAAGGTGCTCAAGGGCTCGGAGGGCGGCTCCTGCCTGCCCGCGCTGGACATCCCGCGCATGATCAACCTGGTCAAGCAGGGCCGGGTGAGCCTGGACGGGCTCGTGACCCACGAGTTCGCGCTGGAGGACATCAACGACGCCCTGGACACGGTGCGCACCGGGCAGGCCGGCCGGGTGCTCATCAAGATGTAG
- a CDS encoding bifunctional 2-polyprenyl-6-hydroxyphenol methylase/3-demethylubiquinol 3-O-methyltransferase UbiG, which translates to MTKKTREPQYQETLEIAACEGLARFGLMSNQVWRDDPKRLVFLLSRYKFVAKMLTGKNRVLELGCADAFGSRIVRAEVGSLVCTDFDPVFIEDARERCTGKWDMECREHDILAGPVVSGAPDGKFDAAYTLDVIEHIEARHERTFVGNLAGSLTPQGVLIVGMPSLESQAYASPASKEGHVNCMSHKPFRALLRDFFHNVFLFSMNDEVVHTGFYPMAHYLIGLCVGPK; encoded by the coding sequence ATGACAAAGAAGACCCGCGAGCCGCAGTACCAGGAGACGCTGGAGATCGCCGCCTGTGAAGGGCTGGCGCGCTTCGGCCTGATGAGCAACCAGGTCTGGCGCGACGATCCCAAGCGCCTCGTGTTCCTGCTCTCGCGCTACAAGTTCGTGGCCAAGATGCTCACGGGCAAGAACCGCGTGCTGGAACTGGGTTGCGCCGACGCCTTCGGCTCGCGCATCGTGCGGGCCGAGGTGGGCAGCCTGGTCTGCACGGACTTCGATCCGGTGTTCATCGAGGACGCGCGCGAACGCTGCACCGGCAAGTGGGACATGGAGTGCCGCGAGCACGACATCCTCGCCGGGCCGGTGGTCTCCGGCGCGCCGGACGGCAAGTTCGACGCGGCCTACACCCTGGACGTCATCGAGCACATCGAGGCCCGCCACGAGCGGACCTTCGTGGGCAACCTGGCCGGGAGCCTGACCCCCCAGGGCGTGCTCATCGTGGGCATGCCGAGCCTGGAAAGCCAGGCCTACGCCTCGCCCGCCAGCAAGGAAGGCCACGTGAACTGCATGAGCCACAAGCCCTTCCGGGCGCTCCTGCGGGACTTCTTCCACAACGTGTTCCTGTTCAGCATGAACGACGAGGTGGTGCACACCGGGTTCTATCCCATGGCCCACTACCTCATCGGGCTGTGCGTGGGGCCGAAGTGA
- a CDS encoding sugar nucleotide-binding protein → MRPGRVTLLVGAEGCLGHAVIAAAAGEDGLTATSREDSGPYYVNLETPPGSWRLPDPGPGGAALILAALTDTAACEADPARARRLNLEATLTLARLLAGRGFFVVFPSTSQVFDGSAPMPAPGDPTNPVTVYGGLKAETEAALLRELPGGAAVLRITKVLDGGNGLIRRWTSDLLAGQPVEAFEDMRMAPVSEAEAARALLGAARDRAPGVFHLSAARDITYFEAARIGAEALGADPALVRPVSCAGRGLFAPAHTALAMSGPAPAPEVVVRRAFELAAEASREARP, encoded by the coding sequence ATGCGTCCGGGCCGCGTGACGCTGCTCGTGGGGGCCGAAGGCTGCCTGGGCCACGCGGTCATCGCCGCGGCGGCCGGGGAGGACGGCCTGACGGCCACCAGCCGCGAGGACTCCGGCCCGTACTACGTGAACCTGGAAACGCCGCCCGGCTCCTGGCGTCTGCCGGACCCCGGGCCGGGCGGCGCGGCCCTGATCCTGGCGGCCCTGACCGATACTGCGGCCTGCGAGGCCGATCCGGCGCGGGCCCGGCGGCTCAACCTGGAGGCCACCCTGACCCTGGCCCGGCTGCTGGCCGGACGGGGATTCTTCGTGGTCTTCCCCTCCACGAGCCAGGTCTTCGACGGCTCCGCCCCCATGCCCGCGCCCGGCGATCCGACGAATCCCGTGACCGTCTACGGCGGGCTCAAGGCCGAGACCGAGGCCGCGCTCCTGCGCGAGCTGCCCGGCGGAGCCGCCGTGCTGCGCATCACCAAGGTGCTCGACGGCGGGAACGGGCTCATCCGCCGCTGGACCTCGGACCTGCTGGCCGGACAGCCGGTGGAGGCCTTCGAGGACATGCGCATGGCCCCGGTGAGCGAGGCCGAGGCCGCCCGCGCCCTGCTGGGAGCGGCCCGGGACCGCGCGCCCGGGGTTTTCCATCTTTCGGCCGCGCGCGACATCACCTATTTCGAGGCCGCCCGCATCGGGGCGGAAGCGCTGGGGGCTGACCCCGCGCTGGTCCGGCCCGTCTCCTGCGCCGGGCGCGGGCTGTTCGCCCCGGCCCACACGGCCCTGGCCATGTCCGGCCCGGCCCCCGCGCCGGAGGTCGTGGTGCGCCGGGCCTTCGAGCTGGCCGCCGAAGCCTCGCGGGAGGCCCGTCCATGA